The sequence GTGCCTTCTGCTGTCAGATACCCTGGTTGTTGGAAATGAGTAGCACTTTAGGTTTAaagttaaacattttctttttattaatattgctTTAAACATGGACATCAAACTGTAAGTCATTTTGCTCAAAATCACTTCGATGCTGACTGCTTATAACAGTAAGTCACTGCCGTGATGTCTAAAGAGGGGTCTCGCATGCACTCTATCACACCTCCGTttgattttcttcacagcacCTGCTTGCATCTGCAGtcgtcctatttgtttattcatctgcTTAGGCTCTGTTTCCCCTCCCCACTGCTCACCCCCAACCAGAGTCATCTGTTGGTTCACTGCTGCATCCTCACAGCCCAGACCGCCTGTGCATGGCACGGCAGGTGCTCATTAACAGAGCCACCGACCCCTCTGTTGGGTTCAGCGCAGACACGAGGCTCTGGAAAGATGATGCTCAAGTTCCGGAGGATCCTCAAGGGAACTCTGTGTCACATGCACACAGCAGCCGCTGGGCACAGGACAACGTGGCCTGCTCAGAGCTGAGGGTTTACCAAACCATTCTCACCCTCAGAACAGGAAAAGCCCTTCCCGTTTCTGTTATGCATTTactatgagagaaagagaataaaatatctctgTTGTGGGAAGGTCTTCTTATTAACGGAGTATCCATCGAATCCGCAGAGGAATGAGCTATGTTGAATTCTCTGAGTCAGATTTTTACTCGCTGGTGGCAGTCCTCTCATAATATTTATGTGTTTTTACATATATAATCAGCTAACgttatatgattatatatatatatttttaataaactcaCACTGAGCAGCTGTCACTCCGACAGCACTTCTCACACTGGGACAGGCTAGGGCCGGTATCTCTGGGGGGTGGGCCCTTGATGCCTAGGTGTGTATCACTTGTGGGCTGTCGAATACTGCTAGACATGTGGATGATGCTTAATTACACACATAATTCCTAACGGATTGCTTTAAGCCATTATACAGTTCAGAGGTAATTATTATCTTAGACCTCTAATAAATACTGACACCACATCTTTTACTTAAACAATTAAATAGCTGTCTTCTAAAGCCAAGAGGAGGCTCCATGTAAACACGCTGGCTCCTTTAAGGGCTTGCTATTTTCCCAGCATTGTAGCTCCCTAAGAAAGGACTAAAATATGCCCCTTTTATTTTGATAGGCCATTAATTTGTGTTCCAGCTGAGGAATATTCAGAAATACCATAGATTCCCCTGTACATTATTAGAGAAAATGAGGAACTGTTAAGCAGTCATTAACAAGCACCAGGATGTGGCATGTGAGACAGCAGCAAGACTGGTTTAGTATAACACGTTATCAGCATTTTTGTATTTATCAAGACCAACTGTGGTTTTggaaatttaaatgataaaaaaaagagagacgacTAGTAAAATTCTAATAACCAATTGGAatgtacaaattatttaaaatcaaatatactattgtaaaaaaaaaaaccctccaataTATTCATAAACTATGCACATGCACTAAGAAGGAAAACCGCTGAGTAAATACTTAACCACAAGAACGTACCTGCATGTTCTCTCTCAGATCTGTGGCATCGCGTATAGGGGGCTGGGCATTCTTGAACACCTCATCTACAGTTTTAATCCACAATGTTCTCAAAGATGCATATTCCCTggatttcttcccttttctcacaGAGAGCCCCCTTTTATGAggtttccctcctcctcttcggTTAGTAATAGCCACATGGACAAACAGAGAAGCGTGTGCTAGGACCTCTCCAGTCAATGACTGGAGGGGGACGTGGCGGTAGCCCGTTTGTAAACACTCAAAGGGAATGGTGTACTGACCAATAAATTCGTCCCCAATGTAGTCATCATCTAGTACTACAAAGCGCACCATGGCCAGTTCAGGCAGgttgatctgaaattcaaagCTTTCATCAAAAATGGGAGCGTCTCCATTCTGGTGCACTGTTTTTGTCCTTTGTTCTGCACAGTCGGCAGGGATCCCGTGAATTTCAACATAGACATAAGGATCCACCACGTCCCCTTTGGCACCGGACCCTTTGGGTTTGGGAAAGTTCTGCCCGCTGATGATTTTAATGTGAAGAAGTTGAGGCGAGACTCCTGGGACAGAGTCCTTCGTATTGGCGCTGAAGAAAGAAACTTCCTCCCTCATGATAGCTGGCCGAAGGACATAGCCACAGTTTCCATTCTGCCTAAACCAGCCAATATTCAGGTCCATCATCAGGCCCGGGGTCTGAAAATTCATGGCTACGATCTGACAGCCACATTTCCAAAAATCTTGAGGGTTCATATTACTAGAGTCAATTCTCATTGGACTGGGAAAAACCCTAGCAAGAAAACGTTTGTTGTAATTCACAAAGTCCCCTGGATTTTCATTGGCGTATTTGCTGGCAAGCACTTCATTAAATGAACAGACTTCCCAGTACTTCTGAACCTGAAATGACACCTGAAATTCTTTGAACTGAACGGACTTGCAGATGCTCACCAGTTCAGACAGTTCTTTACAGAGCTGAAGCCGCTTCACAGGCACGTTGTTGGGCTGCTCCACGTTCTCTTTGCCCACCCTCTGAGACATTTCAGCTCCTTCGTCTTCATCAGTAACATCTCCTTCGACTCCAGAGCAATTTGAGGACAGCTTTTTTGCTTTAATTAGTATCTTCCCTTTCAGGACATCTGGGGATGGCAGATAAGATTCCTCAACATTAGGTGATGTTGTATAGAGCTTGTCACCTAAAATTTTCTTCATGTGTTGAACCATTACCTTTTGTTGTTTAATAGAACAGTGATTTTCTAAACACAAGATAAGAGGATACTCTGAAGCAAAGAATGCATACTTGTTAATAATATCAATGACACTGCGGAAGACTATCTGAGACGTCATGGTGTGGCCCGTGTAAATCACAGGTTCGTTATCTGGCCCATCCCATACATCTAATTCAACACTCCGGCAACCCATTTTAAGAGCTCGAATGTATCCTGTGATATCAGAGGGACCTCGGAACTGATCCTCTATTAAGTATGTATTATGAGATGAGTTTATAAAGTAATGAGACAAAGGTTGCTTCATATCCTGACAGACCTTCTTATGTTCCGGATCAAATATATAACAGTCAGGTGACATAAGGTAATTAGTGAACCCGTCTATGGAGAGCCAGCCCTTTTCCTGACCCTCTTTGGATGGCTCATATTTGTGAATAATTTCAAGgcttatttcctcatttatatgTGCCACACCCTGTTCTGCCTCAAGAAACATCATAAGGTCCTTGGTATCAAGGAATTCTTTATTGCTTGAAAACTgaactaaaaggaaataaatttcagGTCTGGTACAAAGCTCATGGAAAACCTCGACAAATTCTTCCTTTGTGACTTCAGTACCAGCTTTGTCCTTGGATTTGTGCAATTCTTTGAACTTAAGCTCGATTTTGCTGGTTTTTAAGCCTGGATTGAGGTTTCTGATACACTGCACAGCATTACACAGAGTTATATGTCCAAGGTTATCTACATCAATTTCACTAAACATTTGTGAAACCCAAGAAGTCCTCATGTTGTCTTGGCTACTTTCTAACATATCAAGTGTATGTTTTCCATAAGAAATTAGGTACCGCAGTCCCGTAACCCAGATGTTCGCAACGTCTGCAGAGTTGGCAACCAAATCAAGTGACTCATAATTCTCTCCGTATATGACTGAAAACGCACAATCTTCAGATATCTGGTCAGAAATGCCATTGCTGCGGAAAATGTctgtattttttcctgttctcacTTCCTTGATGGATTTAATATCGATCTTGGCTTTCTCAGAATCCTTTTTAGATGGTTCCCACCTCAGGCTCTGCATGTCGGCATCCAGTAAAAAATACCTATGGTAAATTCTAGAGTTGGAGCGAACCTTTTTGAGTTCTGAACCCTCAACCATTGAGTTGATGCAATCACTTGCACTGCTGATTTTCTTCTCCGTTGGCATGCTGCTGAAAGAGACTGTCTTCTTccgttctcttttctgttttgtaccatcctaggagaaaaaaattagtgtATTAGAATAACATGAACATTGGTTTCTATGTTCAAGATGAGAAATCAAAATTtaacttccttgaaaaaaaatcatactatTAGGATTTCCTATTGTATGTCCTATAACGAATGATACTCATTCGCTTCTAAAGCTAAGTAGCTTAGAATTTATAGCTTAATACAAACAGGTAAAAAAATCATTATTGAATAACTGTAAGCCATGAGTGTCAGGAGACACAATTTCAGTAGCATTCAATAAAATCTTGTATAGAGAACAGGCTACACAATTTGCAGGGCtcagggaaaaatgaaaatgcaggactCCTTGTTcaaaagttattaagaatttcaaggggccggcccggtggccgagtggtgaagttctcccgtccgctgcggtggcccagggtttcactggttcggatcctgggtgcggacatggcactgctcatcaggtcatgttgaggcagtgtcccacatgccacaactagaaggacccacaactaaaaatatacaactatctactggcagaatttggggagaaaaagaaaaacaaaacagactggcgagttgttagctcaggagccaatctttaaaaaaaaaaaaaacgggaaTTTCAAGAAGGTGACAGAAGAACCTTAAGCCAAGTGCGGGGCCCTTCTGAATGTTGGGCCTGTATAACCGCACAGGTCATACACCCACGAAGCAGGCCCTGCCTGCACACACAGCTCCTACACAAGTGTTTCTCCAAGGATTGTCACTCAACCActtgcctcagaatcacctgggttACCTGGCTAAAGCGCAGACTCCTGGGCTCATGGAATCAGAGCTTTAGTGGGTGGTGACCAGGAATTTGCATTCTAGGCAACACTCCAGGTGATGGGGATGTACAGTAGTTTGAAAACCACTTCCTGACCACTTGGACTCACTAAGATGCCTGGGCTATTTCTGGAAActatatacatataccaaatgACCAGAAACAGCTAAGTATGAACCATTAAGTTGTGTGTTCAGTGAGTAGAGACTGGAATTCCAGCAGAAATTCCTGGCTCTTAGTCATGGTCCTAAATACTTCAGACAGATACCGTTGTACTGTTGACCGTTGCAGTTGTATGAAGTCTAGGTGGGAGGCCTAGATTCCAGCTGAAGGTGCTTCTAAAATCTCAGAGTTGGATTTCTTAAAGCCTACTACCAGCCACCAAGTCCATGCTTGGAACAGTGTCACCAGGTCCTTCCAATATTGACAGATGACTAACACTACCAAGTGAAAACCTTCAGGCAGCATCTATTTCTAAAGAAGTCTGCATCACCAATAACGCAGTCCTCAACTTTGCTGCACAACATAGCAGGTGCCCACCTTAAGGAGCTGACGCCACATCTGTGCACGGATTTAGGTTCTTTCCCTGCACAGATGTCTTTATTATTACAAAAGAAACTGCTCAAATATCTCACAACATCTTTCACAATTTTAACCTAAAACATGATATTGCCTTTCGGGAGGAGTGTGAAATTTGTGATAAATTTTCAGTAAGTCATTATATTCATAAATTAGGGATAGAGATGGAGTTTGGGATTCTATAACTTTCATGGCAATAAAGAAAAGAGCATGCAAAATATTATACAAAGGTGATTCTAACTTTCCTGCTCTGGAGAGAAtctattttgaataaaatctCTATACTTTAAAAGGCGATTATGCTGCTCTCTATGTACGAAATTTAAAACCACTTTTACTTTTTGACTACCTATACTTCCAAAGCAATTTGCAGAAGGTAATTAAACTTAAACTTTAAATCATGTGGGTATCATTTCCCTGAAAGTTTCAAAATGAACCATAGAGGCTCTCGTGATCTGAATGCCAAGATAAAACACAAAAGCCACCAGCCAGAGTATTTCTTTACAACCATATCCTCAAAACAATAAGATGCAAAAGATGTAAAAACTGTGGTAATTGTATCCATAAGATATACTGCATTGTAGCTGTCCCAAGTCCCTAAAGCATAGATCGTATTCCTTCTATCCAAGCGAGTTGGCATGAAATTAAACGTCAGCCATGCACAAGGGCATGAAACAAATGTATAAATTCCCTGTTTTTCAGAATGAAGGTTGTCTTTAcctttaaaaacacatatttacCTTTAATAATGACAACATACTAATTAAGGGAATTTTATAAtctttataaattatatctcaaagtgCCCCTAGTGAAAATAAGTCACAAAGGTAAATGGACGTGCCTacccattaaaaaaatgtatagcaCTTTCTCAACACTGTAATCTTTTATTCTGTCACTTTTAACGTATTGATTAATATTCGACTACCACTTTCTAATTTATTATACCTGATATGTTTCAAATTCATAGATCTCTTTGTTATTGAGAGGGAAAAGCCGAATCGAAAGCAGGTTAATAACATACATATGTGCTCACACACCCACATCTGTGGGACAGGCGGCAGCTTAAATATCATACTTGTGGCTTTTTAAACATCGTTAAACATTGCCTTGCTTTTCACAAGCCAGTCCAGGCTTTGATTGGTGACTTCTGATCACTGATTGCAGACACATGAACATGACAGTCACCCAAGCACAGGCTGCTGTAAAGACAGCAGGGACTCTCCTTACCAGAGACTTCCCgtctcttctttcccctcttcGGCTGTTGCCTAGAACCATCTGTCCTCTCATAGTACACCGAGGCCTGAATGAAAAGGTCTGTTTCTCCTTCCTCACTAGCAGATAAAGCTATTAGAAAACATTGATAGAGGAGTGTGCTTGCTTAGAGACCACAAAGGAGGACAGGTGTGAGCTTCCACTAATCCCTGGATGGACCAGAATCACTGGCTGGAAGCAACAGTGGATGTAAAGGCAAGCTGGTCCCCTGCAGCCAAGAGGCAAGGAACAGGAGGCCAGAAGCACTTGTGTGGAGGGAAGGAGAACTGAGGTTCAATAGCAGGAGCTCCAGGACCCCAACTTGCCTGACTCCCGGAATCTTTATCCCCCTCCTGTTCATTTCgacctgtctttctctttttagccCAGTAGTGATCAAGTACTTGCATAAGCTAAGACGCTGGTCAGTAGCAGAGTTGGAATCTATTTAACTGTATTGTCCTTAGTGtcaattactttaaatttaataaCGAAAACTGTGATCAAACTATTTGTGTTATACATATagtttttttaactaaaagaaaactaaatgcaTATAACTTACATGCACCAATCACCTAAAACCAGAGGAAAAAACACAAGTTTCTGCTGAGATAGAGGtgcctcaaaatatttttaaaaataatataagttATGTTTCAGAGCTGGCTCTTAAACTGTAAGTACTCATCACCTAAAGCTTATGAGTggtgaaaacaacaaaatgtaaGCTTGCTCCACTGTGCATTTCTGCTACTCCCTTAGCTCTTATTAACATCCAAGCAGGAACACAAAACGAAAGTCCAGTCTGGAAGGAAACCAGCTTCCAAAAGAACCCACCTCCATATCAAGCCTGAAATTGTGAATTctagataaaaaaattataaaattttgaacTGGAAAAAAGCTTAAAGATTCATTTATACATTTAACCAAGATTTATTTACAGATGAACAATTTTGTACCAGGAATGATTTAAGAAAGCAATGAACTAGAAAGAGGCTAAGCAAACTTTTTTGCACCACAGCAAattcaggaagaataaaaatgtttatagaacTTACATGTAACATTAAAAATGGACATAGCCATATTGAGCCCCATGGAAAGACATACATATTTCTAACAGACTGCTTACTTTATTTAACAGAAGCTTGCCACTACCTTTTGGCTAACAATATTATCATCTGGGATATTTAAGAGGTAATAGCAATTTCATAAATGGGCGTGGGCAGTTTCATAAATGCTCATCCTGAAATGAGGTAACGAATAGGTGGCCTCATTTCTTCTGCTGGCAAAGTGCTTGGCATTGATCCACTCAATCGAGCTCACATGGAGAAGAGGAAGCCAATCTGAGGAGTTGGAGCCTTGTCTCAGGGCACACGGTTAGCATCCTGCTGGAGGAGAATGGCCTCCAGTGTCCTAATGCATTCCTCTCGTATTTCAAATTTGATTGGCTTCCATTTTCTGTTAGATTATTTCTCGACAAAAACCAGGAGAAAATGATGACCCAGTATCCAGATTCCAGACACTGGCAACACTAGTGAAGGCGTCGAGGCAGTgatgctgggggggggggggcatcgCAGATGGGGAAGAGGATGTGCTGTGAGAACAAGGCAGCCGTTTACCCTTCTGGATTATTTTGAGTCAAGTTATTTAATTCAACTTATAAATAACATTAAAGTAGGGTATGAGATCTTTATGTTTATTGAAGGGGGTCTACGATTAAAGAGAGTCGAGAAACACTGAGTTAAAGAAATTTCTATCCTTaactaaacaaaatcaaacaaaacaccCCCAGAAAGGACCTGAGGCCGTTGGAGCGAGCACCGCAAGGCCTGCCCTTTCTTCAGCTTAGTAGCAACAACTCTGAATGGCAAGAAGTCATGCCGGGCACATCGGGGTCACCTTGCAAGAGTTGTCATACATCTTTACAACTTTGATGTGCTCTCCAAGatgagcaaaaaggaaaaaaaaatggatctGGAGCAAAAACGGTCACTGTGA is a genomic window of Equus asinus isolate D_3611 breed Donkey chromosome 21, EquAss-T2T_v2, whole genome shotgun sequence containing:
- the PLCL2 gene encoding inactive phospholipase C-like protein 2 isoform X1; the encoded protein is MAECDRGGAAGGALPTSPGPAVGAKSALKAGAGEGGGGGGGGGGRLGHGRARYDSGGVSNGDCSLGVSGDEARASPARGPHGAALAPTPSPAACPLPRESKPGGLPRRSSIIKDGTKQKRERKKTVSFSSMPTEKKISSASDCINSMVEGSELKKVRSNSRIYHRYFLLDADMQSLRWEPSKKDSEKAKIDIKSIKEVRTGKNTDIFRSNGISDQISEDCAFSVIYGENYESLDLVANSADVANIWVTGLRYLISYGKHTLDMLESSQDNMRTSWVSQMFSEIDVDNLGHITLCNAVQCIRNLNPGLKTSKIELKFKELHKSKDKAGTEVTKEEFVEVFHELCTRPEIYFLLVQFSSNKEFLDTKDLMMFLEAEQGVAHINEEISLEIIHKYEPSKEGQEKGWLSIDGFTNYLMSPDCYIFDPEHKKVCQDMKQPLSHYFINSSHNTYLIEDQFRGPSDITGYIRALKMGCRSVELDVWDGPDNEPVIYTGHTMTSQIVFRSVIDIINKYAFFASEYPLILCLENHCSIKQQKVMVQHMKKILGDKLYTTSPNVEESYLPSPDVLKGKILIKAKKLSSNCSGVEGDVTDEDEGAEMSQRVGKENVEQPNNVPVKRLQLCKELSELVSICKSVQFKEFQVSFQVQKYWEVCSFNEVLASKYANENPGDFVNYNKRFLARVFPSPMRIDSSNMNPQDFWKCGCQIVAMNFQTPGLMMDLNIGWFRQNGNCGYVLRPAIMREEVSFFSANTKDSVPGVSPQLLHIKIISGQNFPKPKGSGAKGDVVDPYVYVEIHGIPADCAEQRTKTVHQNGDAPIFDESFEFQINLPELAMVRFVVLDDDYIGDEFIGQYTIPFECLQTGYRHVPLQSLTGEVLAHASLFVHVAITNRRGGGKPHKRGLSVRKGKKSREYASLRTLWIKTVDEVFKNAQPPIRDATDLRENMQNAVVSFKELCGLSSVANLMQCMLAVSPRFLGPDNTPLVVLNLSEQYPTMELQGIVPEVLKKIVTTYDMMIQSLKALIENADAVYEKIVHCQKAAMEFHEHLHSIGTKEGLKERKLQKAVESFTWNITILKGQADLLKYAKNETLENLKQIHFAAVSCGLNKPGTENADGQKPRRSLEVIPEKANDETGE
- the PLCL2 gene encoding inactive phospholipase C-like protein 2 isoform X2; this translates as MAECDRGGAAGGALPTSPGPAVGAKSALKAGAGEGGGGGGGGGGRLGHGRARYDSGGVSNGDCSLGVSGDEARASPARGPHGAALAPTPSPAACPLPRESKPGGLPRRSSIIKDGTKQKRERKKTVSFSSMPTEKKISSASDCINSMVEGSELKKVRSNSRIYHRYFLLDADMQSLRWEPSKKDSEKAKIDIKSIKEVRTGKNTDIFRSNGISDQISEDCAFSVIYGENYESLDLVANSADVANIWVTGLRYLISYGKHTLDMLESSQDNMRTSWVSQMFSEIDVDNLGHITLCNAVQCIRNLNPGLKTSKIELKFKELHKSKDKAGTEVTKEEFVEVFHELCTRPEIYFLLVQFSSNKEFLDTKDLMMFLEAEQGVAHINEEISLEIIHKYEPSKEGQEKGWLSIDGFTNYLMSPDCYIFDPEHKKVCQDMKQPLSHYFINSSHNTYLIEDQFRGPSDITGYIRALKMGCRSVELDVWDGPDNEPVIYTGHTMTSQIVFRSVIDIINKYAFFASEYPLILCLENHCSIKQQKVMVQHMKKILGDKLYTTSPNVEESYLPSPDVLKGKILIKAKKLSSNCSGVEGDVTDEDEGAEMSQRVGKENVEQPNNVPVKRLQLCKELSELVSICKSVQFKEFQVSFQVQKYWEVCSFNEVLASKYANENPGDFVNYNKRFLARVFPSPMRIDSSNMNPQDFWKCGCQIVAMNFQTPGLMMDLNIGWFRQNGNCGYVLRPAIMREEVSFFSANTKDSVPGVSPQLLHIKIISGQNFPKPKGSGAKGDVVDPYVYVEIHGIPADCAEQRTKTVHQNGDAPIFDESFEFQINLPELAMVRFVVLDDDYIGDEFIGQYTIPFECLQTGYRHVPLQSLTGEVLAHASLFVHVAITNRRGGGKPHKRGLSVRKGKKSREYASLRTLWIKTVDEVFKNAQPPIRDATDLRENMQNAVVSFKELCGLSSVANLMQCMLAVSPRFLGPDNTPLVVLNLSEQYPTMELQGIVPEVLKKIVTTYDMMIQSLKALIENADAVYEKIVHCQKAAMEFHEHLHSIGTKEGLKERKLQKAVESFTWNITILKILDSKT